A genomic stretch from Setaria italica strain Yugu1 chromosome VII, Setaria_italica_v2.0, whole genome shotgun sequence includes:
- the LOC101778718 gene encoding protein MHF2 homolog, whose protein sequence is MDKDATVGNSRAAETFDPDLIHAIFKLVWRRRAEKGAGGNEDIDVEPAPETSRRNRSTTANASALKVSCELLRIFVTEAIQRSAFIAEAEDATVIEPTHLERVLPQLLLDF, encoded by the exons ATGGACAAAGATGCGACCGTCGGAAACTCGCGCGCTGCCGAGACATTCGATCCG GACCTGATTCACGCCATCTTCAAGCTGgtgtggaggcggcgggcggagaaGGGTGCCGGTGGCAACGAGGACATCGACGTCGAG CCTGCTCCGGAGACCTCGAGGAGAAACAGGAGTACAACTG CCAATGCAAGCGCGCTTAAAGTCAGCTGTGAACTTCTGCGCATATTCGTTACAG AGGCTATTCAACGTTCTGCTTTTATCGCTGAAGCGGAGGACGCTACTGTTATCGAACCCACCCATCTAGAGCGTGTATTGCCGCAACTGCTCTTGGACTTTTGA
- the LOC101785606 gene encoding reticulon-like protein B9, which produces MDEWVSIHRLLGGGKVADILLWKDRNLSAGVLLGATLIWYLLEVVEYNVIPLLSQIVILAMLVVFIWSNATPLLNIPPPRIPEVIVSEHAFRHIAQTIHYKLAYTAAALYDIACGKDLKKFLLVIFSLLILSEIGSSYSFTSLLYLGFLCAHTLPALYQRYETEVDHLAARGSEDIKRFYKRIDSNLLNKIARGPVKSKPI; this is translated from the exons ATGGACGAGTGGGTG TCAATTCATAGGCTTCTTGGCGGAGGAAAAG TGGCGGACATTCTGCTGTGGAAGGACAGGAACTTATCTGCAGGTGTGCTCCTCGGGGCCACGTTGATCTGGTACCTGTTAGAAGTGGTTGAATACAACGTAATCCCGCTCCTTTCCCAGATTGTCATCTTGGCCATGCTCGTGGTCTTCATTTGGTCGAATGCCACGCCGCTCTTGAACAT ACCCCCTCCAAGAATCCCAGAAGTCATCGTCTCTGAGCATGCCTTCCGACATATAGCACAGACCATCCATTACAAACTGGCATACACTGCTGCTGCTCTTTATGACATTGCATGTGGAAAGGATCTGAAGAAATTCCTCTTG GTGATCTTTTCACTGCTAATATTGTCTGAGATTGGAAGTTCTTACAGCTTCACAAGTCTACTATATCTCG GATTTTTGTGTGCTCACACTTTGCCAGCATTGTACCAAAGATATGAGACAGAGGTGGACCATCTAGCTGCAAGAGGTAGTGAAGACATCAAGAGGTTCTATAAGAGGATTGATTCCAATTTGCTCAACAAAATAGCAAGAGGCCCTGTCAAGTCAAAACCTATATAA
- the LOC101779540 gene encoding DNA repair helicase XPB1 isoform X1, with the protein MAGGDGDRHRAPKRHKSSAPSKAALVDESAEFDYADDFDDDALDANTEVKKRDFTKLELKPDHANRPLWACADGRIFLETFSPLYKQAYDFLIAIAEPVCRPESMHEYNLTPHSLYAAVSVGLETSTIISVLSKLSKTKLPREIIDFIHGSTANYGKVKLVLKKNRYFVESPFPEVLSNLLNDDVISKARISPEDSLGASSFTISKTSGQASGHEELLNGMDLAAATEDKETHSFEIDPSQVENVKQRCLPNALNYPMLEEYDFRNDTVNPDLDMELKPQARPRPYQEKSLSKMFGNGRARSGIIVLPCGAGKSLVGVSAACRIKKSCLCLATNAVSVDQWAFQFKLWSTIKDDHISRFTSDNKEKFRGMAGVVVTTYNMVAFGGKRSEDSEKIIEEIRNREWGLLLMDEVHVVPAHMFRKVISITKSHCKLGLTATLVREDERITDLNFLIGPKLYEANWLDLVKGGFIANVQCAEVWCPMTKEFFAEYLKKENSKKKQVLYVMNPNKFRACEFLIRFHEQQRGDKIIVFADNLFALTAYAMKLRKPMIYGATSHAERTRILYQFKNSPEVNTIFLSKVGDNSIDIPEANVIIQISSHAGSRRQEAQRLGRILRAKGKHQDRMAGGKEEYNAFFYSLVSTDTQEMYYSTKRQQFLIDQGYSFKVITSLPPPEEGPNLSYYTLDEQLELLGKVLNAGDDMIGVEHLEEDSDGKALLKARRSAGSMSAFSGAGGRVYLEYSTKGKGAPKKPKDPSKRHHLFKKRYQ; encoded by the exons atggccggcggcgacg GCGATCGCCACCGCGCGCCGAAGCGGCACAAGTCCTCGGCCCCGTCGAAGGCGGCCCTGGTGGACGAGAGcgccgagttcgactacgccgATGACTTCGACGACGATGCCCTTGACG CGAATACGGAGGTGAAGAAGAGGGATTTCACGAAGCTCGAGTTGAAGCCGGATCACGCGAACCGGCCCCTCTGGGCGTGCGCGGACGGACGCATCTTCCTCGAGACCTTCTCGCCGCTCTACAAGCAGGCATACGATTTCCTTATCGCTATTGCTGAACCTGTGTGCAG GCCAGAATCTATGCATGAGTACAATCTAACTCCCCACTCATTGTATGCTGCGGTCTCAGTAGGACTTGAGACAAGCACTATTATTAGTGTCTTGAGTAAACTCTCTAAGACTAAGTTGCCTCGTGAAATAATTGACTTCATCCACGGATCAACTGCTAACTACGGCAAAGTGAAGCTTGTCTTGAAGAAGAATCGATATTTTGTTGAGTCTCCATTTCCTGAG GTATTGAGTAACCTCCTGAACGATGATGTTATATCAAAAGCTAGGATATCTCCTGAG GATTCCCTTGGTGCATCTTCATTTACTATTAGCAAAACATCTGGACAAGCTAGTGGCCATGAAGAGTTGTTAAATGGAATGGACTTGGCTGCTGCAACTGAAGACAAGGAAACACATTCTTTTGAGATTGATCCCTCTCAG GTTGAGAACGTCAAGCAACGGTGCTTGCCAAATGCATTGAACTACCCCATGCTGGAGGAGTATGATTTCAGAAATGACACT GTAAACCCAGATTTGGACATGGAGCTAAAGCCGCAAGCACGACCCAGGCCATATCAAGAAAAGAGTCTCAGCAAGATGTTTGGAAACG GACGAGCAAGGTCAGGCATTATTGTGCTACCTTGTGGTGCTGGCAAATCCTTGGTTGGTGTATCTGCAGCCTGCCGTATTAAGAAAAGTTGTCTATGTTTGGCCACAAATGCTGTCTCCGTAGATCAATGGGCATTTCAATTCAAGCTTTGGTCAACTATAAAAGATGACCACATTAGTCGTTTTACATCTGATAACAAGGAGAAATTTAGAGGGATGGCAGGTGTGGTTGTGACTACATATAACATGGTTGCATTTGGTGGTAAACGGTCTGAAGACTCAGAGAAGATTATTGAAGAAATCCGAAACAGAGAGTGGGGCTTGCTTCTAATGGATGAG GTTCACGTTGTCCCTGCACATATGTTTAGAAAAGTCATCAGCATCACTAAATCTCACTGCAAGCTTGGTCTTACTG CTACCCTTGTGAGAGAGGACGAACGCATTACCGATTTGAATTTTCTAATTGGACCAAAACTGTATGAAGCGAATTGGTTGGATTTAGTGAAAGGTGGATTTATTGCAAATGTGCAGTGTGCAGAAGTATGGTGTCCCATGACCAAAGAGTTCTTTGCTGAATATTTGAAGAAGGAAAATTCAAAGAAGAAGCAG GTACTTTATGTcatgaatccaaacaagttcaGGGCTTGTGAGTTCCTGATTCGATTCCATGAGCAACAACGTGGAGACAAGATAATTGTGTTTGCTGACAATCTATTTGCACTAACAGCTTATGCAATGAAACTCCGCAAGCCAATGATTTATGGTGCCACAAG CCATGCGGAGAGGACAAGAATTCTCTACCAATTCAAGAACAGTCCAGAAGTCAATACAATTTTCCTTTCAAAG GTTGGTGATAACTCGATTGATATCCCAGAAGCTAATGTTATCATACAAATATCATCTCATGCTGGTTCAAGGCGTCAAGAAGCTCAGCGTCTGGGACGTATTCTCAGGGCAAAG GGTAAGCATCAAGATAGGATGGCTGGAGGAAAAGAAGAATACAATGCTTTTTTCTATTCTCTAGTGTCAACCGACACACAG GAGATGTACTACTCAACAAAAAGGCAGCAGTTTCTTATTGACCAGGGATATAGCTTCAAG GTTATCACTAGTTTGCCGCCACCTGAAGAAGGACCTAATCTGAGCTATTACACGCTTGATGAACAGCTTGAGCTTCTGGGCAAG GTGCTGAATGCAGGGGATGACATGATTGGCGTTGAGCATTTGGAAGAAGACTCTGATGGCAAGGCTCTTCTGAAAGCTCGTCGCTCTGCCGGATCGATGAGTGCCTTTTCTGGAGCCGGTGGAAGGGTTTACTTGGAATACAG CACGAAGGGGAAGGGTGCTCCGAAGAAACCCAAGGACCCATCAAAGAGGCATCATCTGTTTAAGAAGCGCTACCAGTAG
- the LOC101779540 gene encoding DNA repair helicase XPB2 isoform X2 encodes MHEYNLTPHSLYAAVSVGLETSTIISVLSKLSKTKLPREIIDFIHGSTANYGKVKLVLKKNRYFVESPFPEVLSNLLNDDVISKARISPEDSLGASSFTISKTSGQASGHEELLNGMDLAAATEDKETHSFEIDPSQVENVKQRCLPNALNYPMLEEYDFRNDTVNPDLDMELKPQARPRPYQEKSLSKMFGNGRARSGIIVLPCGAGKSLVGVSAACRIKKSCLCLATNAVSVDQWAFQFKLWSTIKDDHISRFTSDNKEKFRGMAGVVVTTYNMVAFGGKRSEDSEKIIEEIRNREWGLLLMDEVHVVPAHMFRKVISITKSHCKLGLTATLVREDERITDLNFLIGPKLYEANWLDLVKGGFIANVQCAEVWCPMTKEFFAEYLKKENSKKKQVLYVMNPNKFRACEFLIRFHEQQRGDKIIVFADNLFALTAYAMKLRKPMIYGATSHAERTRILYQFKNSPEVNTIFLSKVGDNSIDIPEANVIIQISSHAGSRRQEAQRLGRILRAKGKHQDRMAGGKEEYNAFFYSLVSTDTQEMYYSTKRQQFLIDQGYSFKVITSLPPPEEGPNLSYYTLDEQLELLGKVLNAGDDMIGVEHLEEDSDGKALLKARRSAGSMSAFSGAGGRVYLEYSTKGKGAPKKPKDPSKRHHLFKKRYQ; translated from the exons ATGCATGAGTACAATCTAACTCCCCACTCATTGTATGCTGCGGTCTCAGTAGGACTTGAGACAAGCACTATTATTAGTGTCTTGAGTAAACTCTCTAAGACTAAGTTGCCTCGTGAAATAATTGACTTCATCCACGGATCAACTGCTAACTACGGCAAAGTGAAGCTTGTCTTGAAGAAGAATCGATATTTTGTTGAGTCTCCATTTCCTGAG GTATTGAGTAACCTCCTGAACGATGATGTTATATCAAAAGCTAGGATATCTCCTGAG GATTCCCTTGGTGCATCTTCATTTACTATTAGCAAAACATCTGGACAAGCTAGTGGCCATGAAGAGTTGTTAAATGGAATGGACTTGGCTGCTGCAACTGAAGACAAGGAAACACATTCTTTTGAGATTGATCCCTCTCAG GTTGAGAACGTCAAGCAACGGTGCTTGCCAAATGCATTGAACTACCCCATGCTGGAGGAGTATGATTTCAGAAATGACACT GTAAACCCAGATTTGGACATGGAGCTAAAGCCGCAAGCACGACCCAGGCCATATCAAGAAAAGAGTCTCAGCAAGATGTTTGGAAACG GACGAGCAAGGTCAGGCATTATTGTGCTACCTTGTGGTGCTGGCAAATCCTTGGTTGGTGTATCTGCAGCCTGCCGTATTAAGAAAAGTTGTCTATGTTTGGCCACAAATGCTGTCTCCGTAGATCAATGGGCATTTCAATTCAAGCTTTGGTCAACTATAAAAGATGACCACATTAGTCGTTTTACATCTGATAACAAGGAGAAATTTAGAGGGATGGCAGGTGTGGTTGTGACTACATATAACATGGTTGCATTTGGTGGTAAACGGTCTGAAGACTCAGAGAAGATTATTGAAGAAATCCGAAACAGAGAGTGGGGCTTGCTTCTAATGGATGAG GTTCACGTTGTCCCTGCACATATGTTTAGAAAAGTCATCAGCATCACTAAATCTCACTGCAAGCTTGGTCTTACTG CTACCCTTGTGAGAGAGGACGAACGCATTACCGATTTGAATTTTCTAATTGGACCAAAACTGTATGAAGCGAATTGGTTGGATTTAGTGAAAGGTGGATTTATTGCAAATGTGCAGTGTGCAGAAGTATGGTGTCCCATGACCAAAGAGTTCTTTGCTGAATATTTGAAGAAGGAAAATTCAAAGAAGAAGCAG GTACTTTATGTcatgaatccaaacaagttcaGGGCTTGTGAGTTCCTGATTCGATTCCATGAGCAACAACGTGGAGACAAGATAATTGTGTTTGCTGACAATCTATTTGCACTAACAGCTTATGCAATGAAACTCCGCAAGCCAATGATTTATGGTGCCACAAG CCATGCGGAGAGGACAAGAATTCTCTACCAATTCAAGAACAGTCCAGAAGTCAATACAATTTTCCTTTCAAAG GTTGGTGATAACTCGATTGATATCCCAGAAGCTAATGTTATCATACAAATATCATCTCATGCTGGTTCAAGGCGTCAAGAAGCTCAGCGTCTGGGACGTATTCTCAGGGCAAAG GGTAAGCATCAAGATAGGATGGCTGGAGGAAAAGAAGAATACAATGCTTTTTTCTATTCTCTAGTGTCAACCGACACACAG GAGATGTACTACTCAACAAAAAGGCAGCAGTTTCTTATTGACCAGGGATATAGCTTCAAG GTTATCACTAGTTTGCCGCCACCTGAAGAAGGACCTAATCTGAGCTATTACACGCTTGATGAACAGCTTGAGCTTCTGGGCAAG GTGCTGAATGCAGGGGATGACATGATTGGCGTTGAGCATTTGGAAGAAGACTCTGATGGCAAGGCTCTTCTGAAAGCTCGTCGCTCTGCCGGATCGATGAGTGCCTTTTCTGGAGCCGGTGGAAGGGTTTACTTGGAATACAG CACGAAGGGGAAGGGTGCTCCGAAGAAACCCAAGGACCCATCAAAGAGGCATCATCTGTTTAAGAAGCGCTACCAGTAG
- the LOC101779929 gene encoding phytochrome-associated serine/threonine-protein phosphatase-like, with amino-acid sequence MWSDPDEIETWAVSPRGAGWLFGSRVTAEFNFVNGIELVCRAQQLVQEGLKYMFQEKGLVTERDVKFFTETEENNQMRGPRTAVPYFL; translated from the exons ATGTGGAGTGACCCTGACGAGATAGAGACATGGGCTGTTAGTCCCCGTGGTGCAGGTTGGCTATTCGGATCACGAGTCACAGCAGAG TTCAACTTTGTTAACGGTATCGAGCTAGTTTGCCGAGCTCAGCAGCTGGTGCAGGAAGGCTTAAAGTACATGTTTCAGGAGAAGGGCCTTGTGACT GAAAGAGACGTCAAGTTCTTCACGGAGACAGAGGAGAACAACCAGATGCGAGGCCCAAGGACCGCAGTCCCATATTTCCTCTGA
- the LOC101786007 gene encoding uncharacterized protein LOC101786007: MTRRKKAAAEVPAKKRPGGGPGPGASPAAPPADPTAGSRAAVAECAAACCVLCACLPVAVLCCVARAPLRVARRCCGRWRRRPRRRLAPGGSSSFSDAEVGEFLRGGAGRRAMGREEDRAPARSRSPRARGGRTS, translated from the coding sequence ATGACGCgaaggaagaaggcggcggccgaggTCCCCGCGAAGAAGCGGCCGGGAGGAGGGCCCGGGCCCGGcgcgtccccggcggcgccgcccgcggacCCCACCGCCGGGAgccgcgcggcggtggcggagtgCGCGGCGGCGTGCTGCGTGCTCTGCGCGTGCCTGCCCGTGGCCGTGCTCTGCTGCGTGGCGCGCGCGCCGCTCCGCGTCGCGAGGCGGTGCTGcggcaggtggaggcggcggccccggcggcggctcgcGCCGGGGGGATCGTCGTCGTTCTCGGACGCCGAGGTCGGGGAGTTCCTgcggggcggcgccggcaggCGGGCAATGGGGCGGGAGGAGGACCGGGCCCCGGCTCGGTCGCGGTCGCCGCGTGCGCGTGGAGGCCGGACATCCTAG
- the LOC101780341 gene encoding pentatricopeptide repeat-containing protein At5g16860, with product MLFNLPEAAKRIGVKFLSVASAECFGRDISPMHFASLLKECRSVNIVRQIHQKIIALDLLSCPASLLSVSLPPLPSHSYILPKSLGTGVVASYLAFGATSDALSVLERVTPSPAVWWNLLIREHIKEGRLDRAIGVSCRMLHAGTRPDHFTLPYTLKACGELPSYRCGSTFHGLICCNGFESNVFVCNALVAMYARCGSLDDASLVFDEMTWRGIDDVISWNSIVAAHVKSNHPWTALDLFSKMALIVHEKATNERSDIISIVNVLPACASLKALPQTKEIHGYAIRNGTFPDAFVCNALIDTYAKCGSLEDAVKVFNATELKDVVSWNAMVTGYCQSGDFEAAFELFKNMRKENIPLDVITWSAVISGYAQRGCGQEALDALRQMFLYGSEPNSVTIISVLSACASLGALSQGMETHAYSLKKCLLLLDNHFGGDGDGEDLMVHNALIDMYSKCRCLKAARSIFDCIPRNERNVVTWTVMIGGYAQYGDSNDALKLFSEMISKPYAVSPNAYTISCILMACAHLSALRVGKQIHAYVTRHHHYEASVYFVANCLIDMYSKCGDVNTARNVFDSMPKRNEVSWTSMMSGYGMHGRGNEVLDIFDKMQKAGFAPDDISFLVLLYACSHSGMVDKGLDYFDSMRRDYGVVASAEHYACVIDLLARSGRLDKAWKIVQEMPMEPTAVIWVALLSACRVHSNVELAEYALNKLVDMKAENDGSYTLISNIYATARRWKDVARIRLLMKKSGIKKRPGCSWVQGKKGTASFFVGDRSHPLSPEIYALLERLINRIKAMGYVPETNFALHDVDDEEKNNLLTEHSEKLALAYGLLTTSPGCPIRITKNLRVCGDCHIAFTYISKIVDHEIIVRDSSRFHHFKKGSCSCGGYW from the coding sequence ATGCTCTTCAACTTACCGGAAGCCGCAAAACGAATTGGAGTAAAGTTCCTATCAGTTGCAAGTGCAGAATGCTTTGGTCGAGATATCTCCCCGATGCATTTTGCATCCCTGTTAAAGGAATGCAGGTCTGTGAATATAGTTCGTCAAATTCACCAGAAGATAATTGCTTTGGATCTTCTTTCTTGTCCAGCGTCATTGCTGTCAGTGTCACTTCCACCACTTCCATCACATTCATATATATTACCAAAATCTTTGGGTACTGGTGTTGTAGCTTCTTATCTTGCTTTTGGTGCTACAAGCGATGCTCTCTCAGTGTTGGAGCGTGTCACACCATCACCAGCCGTATGGTGGAATCTACTCATACGAGAACACATCAAGGAAGGCCGCCTTGACAGGGCAATTGGTGTATCTTGCCGCATGCTGCATGCTGGAACTAGGCCAGACCATTTTACTCTGCCGTATACGCTAAAAGCATGTGGAGAGCTGCCTTCATACCGTTGTGGTAGCACATTCCATGGACTCATATGTTGCAATGGATTTGAGTCAAATGTCTTTGTATGCAATGCATTGGTGGCAATGTATGCACGCTGTGGTTCTTTGGATGATGCCAGTCTGGTGTTTGATGAAATGACTTGGAGGGGAATTGATGATGTTATCTCATGGAATTCAATTGTTGCTGCCCATGTTAAGAGTAATCATCCATGGACTGCATTAGACCTGTTTTCAAAGATGGCATTGATTGTCCATGAAAAAGCTACAAATGAAAGGTCAGATATCATTAGCATTGTCAACGTTCTTCCTGCATGTGCTTCTCTAAAGGCATTGCCTCAAACTAAAGAAATTCACGGCTATGCCATTCGGAATGGCACATTTCCAGATGCTTTTGTATGCAATGCCCTGATTGATACCTATGCAAAGTGCGGGTCATTGGAGGATGCAGTAAAGGTTTTCAATGCAACGGAACTCAAAGATGTGGTTTCTTGGAATGCAATGGTTACTGGGTACTGCCAAAGTGGGGATTTTGAGGCAGCCTTTGAGCTTTTCAAGAATATGCGCAAAGAAAATATCCCACTAGACGTGATAACATGGAGTGCTGTAATTTCAGGGTATGCTCAGAGGGGATGTGGCCAAGAGGCCCTTGATGCTCTCCGGCAAATGTTTCTTTATGGATCAGAGCCAAATTCTGTCACAATCATCTCTGTGTTGTCTGCCTGTGCTTCCTTAGGAGCATTGTCTCAGGGTATGGAAACCCATGCGTACTCTCTGAAGAAATGCCTTCTACTCTTGGATAATCATTTTGGTGGTGATGGGGATGGTGAGGATCTAATGGTGCACAATGCGTTAATAGATATGTACTCAAAGTGCAGATGCTTGAAAGCTGCACGTTCCATATTTGATTGCATACCTCGAAATGAACGCAATGTGGTAACTTGGACTGTCATGATTGGTGGGTATGCGCAATATGGGGACTCAAATGATGCCCTCAAGCTTTTCTCGGAGATGATTTCAAAACCTTATGCAGTTTCTCCAAATGCTTATACAATTTCCTGCATTTTGATGGCCTGTGCACATTTGTCTGCTCTTCGTGTGGGTAAGCAGATCCATGCTTATGTCACCCGCCACCATCACTACGAAGCATCTGTGTACTTCGTGGCAAACTGCCTTATTGATATGTACTCAAAATGTGGTGATGTCAATACTGCTCGAAATGTATTTGATAGCATGCCTAAAAGGAATGAAGTATCTTGGACTTCAATGATGTCAGGATATGGAATGCATGGTCGTGGTAATGAGGTCCTGGACATATTTGACAAAATGCAAAAGGCAGGCTTTGCTCCTGATGACATTTCCTTCCTGGTTCTTCTTTACGCTTGCAGCCATTCAGGCATGGTTGATAAGGgcctggattactttgatagCATGCGTAGAGATTATGGTGTAGTTGCCAGCGCAGAGCATTATGCTTGTGTTATTGACTTGCTGGCTCGCTCTGGGCGATTAGATAAGGCATGGAAAATAGTTCAGGAAATGCCAATGGAGCCTACTGCAGTAATCTGGGTCGCATTACTTAGTGCCTGCAGAGTACATTCAAATGTGGAACTTGCTGAATATGCTCTGAACAAACTGGTTGATATGAAAGCAGAGAACGATGGATCCTACACGCTGATCTCCAACATATATGCCACTGCAAGGCGGTGGAAAGATGTAGCAAGAATCAGACTGCTGATGAAGAAATCAGGGATTAAGAAGAGGCCAGGATGTAGCTGGGTCCAGGGTAAGAAAGGCACCGCATCTTTCTTTGTTGGAGATCGTTCACACCCTCTATCTCCAGAGATATATGCTCTTTTAGAGAGACTAATCAATCGCATCAAGGCTATGGGTTATGTCCCTGAGACAAACTTCGCACTGCACGATGTCGATGATGAGGAGAAAAATAACCTTCTTACTGAACACAGTGAGAAGCTTGCCCTCGCATATGGCCTCCTCACGACTTCCCCTGGTTGTCCCATACGGATCACAAAGAACCTGCGTGTCTGTGGCGATTGTCACATTGCATTCACTTACATATCAAAGATTGTTGACCATGAGATCATAGTGCGAGACTCCAGTCGCTTTCATCATTTCAAGAAGGGATCTTGCTCCTGTGGTGGCTATTGGTGA
- the LOC106804420 gene encoding uncharacterized protein LOC106804420 — protein sequence MVLQSLNSRIFDDASQYATKWLRKLPHVIWCLRTQKSRATGYTPFFLVYSSEAILPTDVAFGALWIQYYEEGEAGKSRQVDIDSLEEHRVAALIQHVQHEQ from the coding sequence atggtcctccaatccCTCAACTCTCGCATCTTTGATGATGCATCCCAGTACGCCACCAAATGGCTCCGCAAGTTACCCCACGTCATTTGGTGCCTTCGCACCCAAAAGAGTCGGGCCACCGGCTACACCCCATTCTTCCTCGTCTACAGCTCAGAGGCTATACTTCCAACAGATGTAGCCTTTGGTGCCCTGTGGATTCAATACTATGAGGAAGGGGAAGCAGGAAAGAGTCGGCAGGTCGACATTGACAGCCTGGAAGAGCATCGTGTAGCGGCCCTCATCCAGCATGTACAACACGAGCAATAG